One Tetrapisispora phaffii CBS 4417 chromosome 2, complete genome genomic region harbors:
- the TPHA0B04710 gene encoding YbhB/YbcL family Raf kinase inhibitor-like protein (similar to Saccharomyces cerevisiae TFS1 (YLR178C); ancestral locus Anc_1.56): MNQSINAAKTISEALTKHELLQDVIKDSFTPKGFLLVEYPTKKISVTLGNTIAVEDSQEEPHFQFISSSNVAPGSSDGIASFDYNEDSDLFTLVMTDPDAPSRTDKKWSEYCHFVKTDIQLKKSAGSASAGGFTTSHFENKGNVLHSYIGPGPPKGTGLHRYIFLLYKQPHGVKGSSFSSIPDRPNWGTGIPATGAHQWVTANKLELIASNFFLAENV, encoded by the coding sequence ATGAACCAATCCATTAACGCTGCCAAGACTATATCCGAGGCTTTAACCAAGCATGAGCTTTTGCAAGATGTCATCAAGGACTCTTTCACTCCAAAGGGTTTCTTACTAGTTGAATATCCaactaaaaaaatttcGGTTACATTAGGTAACACTATTGCAGTTGAAGATTCTCAAGAAGAACCACACTTCCAATTTATCTCATCTTCCAATGTTGCTCCAGGAAGCAGTGATGGCATTGCCTCGTTTGATTACAATGAAGACTCTGATTTATTCACTCTAGTGATGACCGATCCAGATGCTCCATCAAGAACTGATAAGAAGTGGTCTGAATACTGTCATTTCGTCAAGACAGACATCCAATTAAAGAAGTCTGCTGGCTCTGCTTCTGCCGGTGGTTTCACTACGTCTCACTTCGAAAACAAGGGTAACGTATTACACAGTTACATTGGTCCAGGTCCACCAAAGGGTACTGGCTTACATAGATATATTTTCCTACTTTACAAGCAACCTCATGGTGTTAAGGGTTCCAGTTTCTCTAGTATCCCAGATAGACCAAACTGGGGTACTGGTATTCCAGCAACTGGTGCTCACCAATGGGTTACTGCAAACAAATTGGAATTAATCGCCTctaatttctttcttgCTGAAAATGTTTAA
- the LPP1 gene encoding phosphatidate phosphatase LPP1 (similar to Saccharomyces cerevisiae LPP1 (YDR503C); ancestral locus Anc_1.57), with protein sequence MKLNLQQVTSYLSVFILQYLYVLIGFVFFFYSEYGLVPRTTDMKFNIKNGSIAKAHVADEVVSGVECLSIAFLLPTVVIIVHCLVGRISKKRLSVSEAGDKKGNSYMLSRLSFIPPQLHVLQLSLLCLGLILTVNGTITNILKLSIGNARPDFLDRCQPDIPAEMKDQEWFTLDICKQANHDFLYEGLKSTPSGHSSFISCSMAYLFWWQTYFLSTSKSKHFWCLLLAAVVIVSRLTDHRHHWYDLLFGTVVGLASFFFARTLIFDNKKVDQLLPTTKN encoded by the coding sequence ATGAAGTTGAATCTGCAGCAGGTAACCAGCTATCTATCGGTTTTCATATTACAATACTTGTATGTTCTGATTGGGTTtgtcttctttttttatagtGAGTACGGATTGGTTCCCAGAACCACCGACatgaaattcaatatcaaGAATGGAAGCATCGCTAAGGCACATGTGGCAGATGAAGTTGTCAGTGGCGTGGAGTGTCTCTCCATCGCGTTTCTTTTACCTACGGTTGTCATCATAGTTCATTGTTTAGTAGGCAGGATCTCGAAGAAAAGGTTATCTGTATCCGAGGCAGGGGACAAGAAAGGTAACTCATACATGCTCTCCAGACTGAGTTTTATTCCACCCCAACTGCACGTGTTGCAGTTAAGCTTACTGTGCCTGGGTTTGATTTTGACAGTCAACGGAACCATAACCAacattttgaaactttCTATCGGCAATGCAAGACCCGATTTCCTCGATAGATGCCAGCCTGACATACCAGCAGAGATGAAGGACCAAGAGTGGTTCACTCTAGACATTTGCAAGCAGGCAAACCATGATTTTCTTTACGAAGGATTGAAGAGCACCCCAAGCGGCCATTCGAGTTTCATCAGTTGCAGCATGGCGTACTTATTCTGGTGGCAGACGTACTTCCTCAGCACCAGCAAGTCCAAGCACTTCTGGTGTCTTTTGCTTGCTGCTGTTGTGATCGTCTCGAGATTGACAGACCATAGACATCATTGGTATGATCTGCTGTTCGGGACCGTTGTAGGGCTAGCATCATTCTTTTTCGCAAGaacattaatttttgaCAACAAGAAGGTGGATCAACTATTGCCCACCACCAAGAACTAA